A single region of the Alteriqipengyuania flavescens genome encodes:
- the secG gene encoding preprotein translocase subunit SecG, producing MFTFLTVLQAIVAASLVVVILMQRSEGGGLGMGGNPSGLMSARGAADFLTRATKWLAITFVGLTIVLAAIAVETTGGNAPEIDTSLDRSVDRQADPVPGDPGLDGEEPVDSTPAPNDDPLGDLLN from the coding sequence ATGTTCACCTTCCTGACTGTCCTCCAGGCTATCGTGGCCGCATCGCTTGTCGTGGTGATCCTGATGCAGCGTTCGGAAGGTGGCGGCCTCGGCATGGGCGGCAATCCGTCGGGCCTGATGTCGGCCCGCGGTGCAGCGGACTTCCTGACCCGCGCAACCAAGTGGCTGGCGATAACCTTCGTGGGCCTGACGATCGTGCTGGCGGCAATCGCGGTGGAAACCACTGGCGGCAATGCACCGGAGATCGACACGTCGCTCGATCGTTCGGTCGACCGGCAGGCGGATCCGGTACCGGGAGATCCGGGCCTCGACGGCGAAGAGCCGGTCGATTCGACGCCTGCGCCGAACGACGATCCGCTGGGCGACCTGCTGAATTGA
- the tpiA gene encoding triose-phosphate isomerase, producing MSERPYIVGNWKMHGTRAMLAEARAIDRAAERLMRTEVAIAPPFTLIHAVRKEANLIAVGGQDCHPEESGAHTGDVSASMVKDAGASFVILGHSERRQNHGEDNALVKRKMAAAFDVGLNVILCVGETAEERDAGKAEAAVFRQLEESLVEVDTIPERLTVAYEPVWAIGTGRSASVEEIGAMHSALRGRMGELLGMGGEGVRIIYGGSVNADNITEILGVDDVDGALVGGASLTAESFLGIIIAAASPDGDG from the coding sequence ATGTCGGAACGCCCTTATATCGTCGGCAACTGGAAGATGCATGGCACCCGCGCCATGCTGGCCGAAGCGCGCGCGATCGACCGCGCGGCAGAACGCCTGATGCGCACCGAAGTCGCGATCGCACCGCCGTTCACGCTGATTCATGCCGTGCGCAAGGAAGCGAACCTGATCGCCGTGGGCGGCCAGGATTGCCACCCGGAAGAAAGCGGCGCCCACACGGGTGACGTGTCGGCTTCCATGGTCAAGGACGCCGGCGCCAGCTTCGTCATACTGGGCCATAGCGAACGGCGCCAGAACCACGGCGAGGACAATGCGCTGGTGAAGCGCAAGATGGCCGCCGCCTTCGACGTCGGGCTCAACGTCATCCTGTGCGTGGGCGAAACCGCCGAGGAACGCGACGCCGGCAAGGCGGAGGCTGCGGTCTTCCGCCAGCTGGAAGAATCGCTGGTCGAGGTGGATACGATCCCGGAACGCCTGACGGTCGCCTATGAACCGGTCTGGGCCATCGGCACCGGCCGGAGCGCTTCGGTCGAGGAAATCGGCGCCATGCACTCCGCCCTGCGCGGCCGCATGGGCGAACTCCTCGGCATGGGCGGCGAAGGCGTGCGGATCATCTACGGCGGATCGGTCAATGCCGACAACATCACCGAAATTCTTGGCGTGGACGATGTCGACGGCGCGCTCGTCGGCGGTGCGAGCCTGACGGCGGAGAGCTTCCTCGGCATCATCATCGCGGCCGCATCGCCCGACGGCGACGGCTGA
- a CDS encoding CTP synthase translates to MARYIFITGGVVSSLGKGLMAASLGALLQARGFKVRIRKFDPYLNVDPGTMSPYQHGEVYVTDDGAETDLDLGHYERFTGVSARQADNITSGRVYQQIIAKERRGDYLGATVQVIPHVTDEIKNFALHDDDDHDFILCEIGGTVGDIESLPFIEAIRQLRNELGPDKTALIHVTLVPYISAAGELKTKPTQHSVRELTSLGVQPDVLLCRCEHELPENERRKIAQFCNVRPSAVIQALDAPSIYAVPLQYHREGLDDEVLKHFGIDAPQPDLTVWNDVVDRFANPEGEVTIGVVGKYVGLPDAYKSLNEALIHGGMKHRVKVHIKWIDAEMFEDEDADLAAKLEPLHAILVPGGFGERGSEGKIASVRFARERKVPFLGICLGMQMACIEGARNTAGVAAASSTEFGHTPEPVVGIITEWMSEEGLQQRDADTDLGGTMRLGAYDAKLSANSHVSRIYGGETTISERHRHRYEVNAAYIEQLERGGLVFSGMSPDGLLPEIVERPDHPWFIGVQYHPELKSKPFDPHPLFAGFIGAAVEQSRLV, encoded by the coding sequence ATGGCGCGGTATATTTTCATCACCGGCGGCGTGGTCTCCTCGCTCGGCAAAGGTCTCATGGCGGCAAGCCTCGGTGCGCTGCTGCAGGCGCGCGGCTTCAAGGTCCGCATTCGCAAGTTCGACCCGTATCTCAATGTCGATCCGGGGACGATGAGCCCCTACCAGCACGGCGAAGTCTACGTAACGGACGACGGGGCGGAGACCGACCTCGACCTTGGCCATTACGAGCGTTTCACCGGCGTATCCGCGCGGCAGGCGGACAACATCACTTCCGGGCGCGTGTACCAGCAGATCATCGCCAAGGAACGCCGCGGCGACTATCTCGGCGCGACGGTCCAGGTGATCCCGCACGTGACGGACGAGATCAAGAATTTCGCCCTGCACGACGATGACGACCACGATTTCATCCTGTGCGAAATCGGCGGCACGGTCGGCGATATCGAGAGCTTGCCGTTCATCGAGGCGATCCGCCAACTGCGCAACGAGCTGGGTCCGGACAAGACCGCGCTGATCCACGTAACGCTGGTGCCGTACATCTCGGCCGCAGGCGAGCTGAAAACCAAGCCTACCCAGCACTCTGTACGCGAGCTCACCAGCCTGGGCGTGCAGCCCGACGTGCTGCTGTGCCGCTGCGAGCACGAACTGCCGGAGAACGAGCGGCGCAAGATCGCGCAGTTCTGCAACGTGCGCCCCTCCGCCGTCATTCAGGCGCTCGATGCGCCGAGCATCTACGCGGTGCCCCTGCAATATCACCGCGAAGGGCTCGACGACGAGGTCCTCAAGCATTTCGGCATCGACGCGCCTCAACCTGACCTCACCGTCTGGAACGATGTGGTCGACCGCTTTGCCAATCCCGAAGGCGAGGTCACGATCGGTGTGGTCGGCAAGTATGTCGGCCTGCCGGATGCCTACAAGTCGCTCAACGAGGCGCTGATCCACGGCGGGATGAAGCACCGCGTCAAGGTCCACATCAAGTGGATCGATGCGGAGATGTTCGAAGACGAAGACGCCGATCTCGCCGCGAAACTGGAGCCGCTGCACGCGATCCTGGTGCCGGGCGGTTTCGGCGAGCGTGGGTCCGAGGGCAAGATTGCCAGCGTCCGCTTCGCGCGGGAGCGCAAGGTGCCGTTCCTCGGCATCTGCCTCGGCATGCAGATGGCCTGTATCGAAGGGGCCCGTAACACGGCCGGCGTGGCTGCCGCTTCTTCCACCGAATTCGGCCATACTCCGGAACCGGTGGTGGGCATCATCACCGAATGGATGAGCGAGGAAGGCCTCCAGCAGCGTGACGCCGACACCGATCTGGGTGGCACGATGCGCTTGGGTGCTTACGATGCGAAGCTTTCCGCCAACAGCCACGTGTCACGGATCTACGGCGGTGAAACCACGATCAGCGAGCGGCACCGCCACCGTTACGAGGTGAACGCCGCCTATATCGAGCAACTCGAACGCGGTGGCCTGGTATTCTCAGGCATGTCGCCGGACGGCCTGCTCCCGGAAATCGTCGAGCGCCCCGA
- a CDS encoding peptidylprolyl isomerase, producing the protein MMQGFRKFFSSKIGLAITLGFLGLIALAFASADVSGSATFGGVAGGNRVAVVGDRKIGTGEMDAIVRNRVNALRRQNPELTMEEFISSGEFEALLESQFDRFAISQFAEKYGFEAGRRLVDSEIGNIDAFKGADGNFSAEAYSAILQQQGLSDAQVRSDIADTLLLRQVLNPVAFGAQMPKGISDRYAAIFSETRTAQVLSVPATSYAPAAGPSAETLSKYYADNRSEWVRPERRVVRYATFGDATLGELPAPTNQQIAARYRRDAAQYAASEQRTVTQLVVPTRAAADAIVREVNSGTSLAQSASGKGLATAEVGPVDEEAYAEQTSEAVAEAVFAAGSGQVAAVARGPLGYYVVRVDNIRDIPARSIAEARGEISEQLAAEQRREALIQMASSIEDEIDNGSNIREIAETLGIEISTTRPITIEGRVYGTDETAPEVIAPAIRTAFDMDTNEPQIGEIEAGTTFLLFDVADVTESSAPPLAEVRDEVIARWKLDQGQAKAREVANAILKRIDGGASLADAVRALDASLPAPRRISMTREQLTQMAREQKVGPELALMFSMARGTAKKLEERGGEGWLVINLTDVTPGEDLSPEREAAFRQQLATVLGDELAAQFRTAAREDVGVERNEDAISALRAQLLGQNAGN; encoded by the coding sequence ATGATGCAAGGTTTCCGCAAATTCTTCAGTTCCAAGATCGGGCTTGCGATCACGCTGGGCTTCCTGGGGCTCATCGCCCTCGCCTTCGCCAGTGCCGACGTGTCCGGATCGGCGACGTTCGGCGGGGTGGCCGGCGGCAACCGTGTGGCCGTGGTCGGCGACCGCAAGATCGGCACTGGCGAGATGGATGCGATCGTGCGCAACCGGGTCAACGCTCTGCGGCGCCAGAACCCCGAGCTGACGATGGAAGAATTCATCAGCAGCGGCGAGTTCGAGGCGCTGCTGGAATCGCAGTTCGACCGCTTCGCGATCTCGCAGTTCGCGGAAAAATACGGCTTCGAAGCCGGCCGCCGGCTGGTGGACAGCGAAATCGGCAATATCGACGCGTTCAAGGGTGCCGACGGCAATTTCAGTGCCGAGGCCTATTCCGCGATCCTCCAGCAGCAGGGGCTGAGCGATGCGCAGGTCCGCTCCGACATCGCCGACACGCTGCTGCTGCGCCAGGTCCTCAATCCGGTGGCCTTCGGCGCGCAGATGCCCAAGGGGATTTCGGATCGCTACGCCGCGATCTTCAGCGAGACGCGCACCGCACAAGTGCTGAGCGTGCCCGCCACCAGCTATGCGCCAGCCGCCGGGCCGAGCGCCGAGACGCTGAGCAAGTATTACGCCGACAACCGCAGCGAATGGGTCCGCCCCGAACGCCGCGTGGTGCGCTATGCCACTTTCGGCGATGCCACCCTGGGCGAGCTTCCCGCCCCGACCAACCAGCAGATCGCCGCGCGCTACCGCCGCGATGCCGCCCAGTATGCCGCTTCGGAGCAGCGGACCGTGACGCAGCTCGTGGTTCCGACCCGCGCTGCGGCCGACGCCATCGTGCGCGAAGTCAATAGCGGCACCTCGCTGGCACAGTCGGCTTCCGGCAAAGGCCTCGCCACCGCCGAAGTCGGTCCGGTCGATGAAGAGGCCTATGCCGAGCAGACATCCGAAGCCGTCGCCGAAGCGGTTTTTGCGGCCGGTTCCGGGCAGGTTGCCGCCGTGGCCCGCGGTCCGCTGGGCTACTATGTCGTGCGGGTCGACAACATCCGCGACATCCCCGCCCGCAGCATCGCGGAAGCGCGCGGCGAGATCAGCGAGCAGCTGGCCGCCGAACAGCGGCGCGAGGCGCTGATCCAGATGGCCTCCTCGATCGAGGACGAGATCGACAACGGCAGCAACATCCGCGAGATCGCCGAAACGCTGGGGATCGAAATATCCACCACTCGCCCGATCACGATCGAGGGCCGCGTTTACGGCACTGACGAGACCGCGCCCGAAGTCATCGCCCCCGCAATCCGCACCGCATTCGACATGGACACCAACGAACCGCAAATCGGCGAGATCGAGGCGGGAACGACCTTCCTGCTGTTCGACGTCGCCGATGTCACCGAATCGAGCGCGCCGCCGCTTGCCGAAGTGCGTGACGAGGTTATCGCCCGCTGGAAGCTGGACCAGGGCCAGGCAAAGGCACGCGAAGTCGCCAATGCCATCCTCAAGCGGATCGACGGCGGCGCGTCCCTGGCCGATGCGGTGCGCGCGTTGGACGCCAGCCTGCCCGCACCGCGCCGTATCTCCATGACACGCGAGCAGCTGACCCAGATGGCCCGCGAACAGAAGGTCGGGCCGGAACTCGCGCTCATGTTCTCCATGGCGCGCGGCACCGCCAAGAAGCTCGAGGAGCGCGGCGGTGAAGGCTGGCTGGTCATCAACCTCACCGACGTGACGCCGGGCGAAGACCTGTCGCCGGAACGCGAGGCGGCCTTCCGCCAGCAGCTCGCCACCGTGCTGGGCGACGAGCTGGCTGCGCAGTTCCGCACGGCCGCACGCGAAGATGTCGGCGTCGAGCGCAACGAGGATGCGATTAGCGCCCTGCGCGCGCAGCTCCTCGGCCAGAACGCCGGCAATTGA